In Amycolatopsis methanolica 239, a single genomic region encodes these proteins:
- a CDS encoding alpha/beta fold hydrolase, translating to MVRRVVSRDGTRIAVAEAGDPAAPTVVCVHGYPDDRSVWDGVAARLAERFHVVTYDVRGAGESDRPARRDGYALDRLAEDLAAVLDEVSPGRPAHLVAHDWGSIQSWHAVTGDLLRGRIASFTSISGPSLDHAGHWFRTRLRRPSGWGPALRQLVHSTYIVFFQIPLVPELSWRSGVGRRVLRRLSGSAAGRPAVSDAVHGLELYRANIGARLSRPRPRPAEVPVQVLAPLDDPYVTPALQTDVARWAPRLWVRRLPGGHWIPRERPDVIARCTAELVDFAEGAPESRGLRRARAAASVDSAEGAPEGRARSAWAGLVDFAGRAPESRAVRRARVAGFDGYLVVITGESRFARAVAAAFAGAGAEVRGDGPGVPDVVVDSQGKAREFAARMADRGEGGQLVLHDPAEAARLRREFPGLNVIVAGDGSPDRAARRVLRAVARNRHAGA from the coding sequence GTGGTCCGGCGAGTGGTGTCCCGGGACGGCACGCGGATCGCGGTCGCGGAAGCCGGTGATCCGGCCGCGCCGACCGTGGTGTGCGTGCACGGCTATCCCGACGACCGGTCCGTTTGGGACGGTGTGGCGGCCCGGCTCGCGGAACGGTTCCACGTGGTCACCTACGACGTCCGCGGCGCGGGCGAGTCGGACCGGCCCGCGCGGCGCGACGGGTACGCGCTCGACCGGCTGGCCGAGGACCTGGCCGCCGTGCTCGACGAGGTCAGCCCGGGCCGGCCGGCGCACCTCGTCGCGCACGACTGGGGTTCGATCCAGAGCTGGCACGCGGTGACCGGGGACCTGCTGCGCGGGCGGATCGCGTCGTTCACCTCGATCTCAGGACCTTCGCTCGACCACGCCGGGCACTGGTTCCGCACGCGGTTGCGGCGGCCGTCGGGATGGGGGCCGGCGCTGCGGCAGCTGGTGCACTCGACCTACATCGTGTTCTTCCAGATCCCGCTGGTTCCCGAGCTGAGCTGGCGGTCCGGGGTGGGTCGCCGGGTACTGCGGCGGCTTTCGGGCAGCGCGGCGGGCCGTCCGGCGGTGTCGGACGCCGTGCACGGGCTGGAGCTGTACCGGGCGAACATCGGCGCCCGCCTGTCCCGTCCGCGGCCGCGGCCCGCGGAGGTGCCGGTGCAGGTGCTCGCGCCCCTGGACGATCCGTACGTGACGCCCGCGCTGCAGACGGACGTGGCGCGGTGGGCGCCGCGGCTGTGGGTGCGGCGGTTGCCGGGCGGGCACTGGATTCCGCGCGAGCGGCCGGATGTCATCGCGCGGTGCACGGCCGAGCTGGTGGATTTCGCCGAGGGGGCGCCGGAGAGCCGGGGACTGCGGCGGGCTCGGGCGGCCGCGTCGGTGGATTCCGCCGAGGGCGCGCCGGAAGGCCGGGCGCGGTCGGCCTGGGCCGGGCTGGTCGATTTCGCCGGGCGGGCGCCGGAAAGCCGGGCAGTGCGGCGGGCGCGGGTGGCCGGGTTCGACGGGTACCTGGTGGTGATCACCGGGGAGAGCCGGTTCGCGCGGGCGGTGGCCGCGGCGTTCGCGGGCGCCGGAGCGGAGGTGCGCGGCGACGGGCCGGGGGTGCCGGACGTGGTGGTGGACAGCCAGGGCAAGGCGCGGGAGTTCGCGGCCCGGATGGCCGACCGCGGCGAGGGCGGGCAGCTGGTGCTGCACGACCCCGCGGAAGCCGCCCGCCTGCGACGAGAGTTCCCCGGCCTGAACGTGATCGTGGCCGGGGACGGCTCCCCGGACCGCGCGGCAAGGCGAGTACTGCGCGCAGTGGCCCGCAACCGCCACGCAGGAGCCTGA